A region from the Cryptosporangium arvum DSM 44712 genome encodes:
- a CDS encoding DUF3604 domain-containing protein yields MMECCGLDHHADGYTDRQRADLERVLAFNRRLAAAIDGSRDVSGVVAALDPDPLRYMWVDEGGGRLTDYLATADARLAAAPHLPGHHRVPGRDVSTPAEGAAARPAVAVAADGRELYVWIDWEEGAGERIVAELDGERRVLTPDPGDCFRPSAVFAPDGVAWVLYGRADAAGHVAVLAHPVDGEPERISDSGHPSFNQEVVATPDGLEAVWQGPHGTGFGIFSRRYRDGVWGETVLVSAGAAGNAWDPAVAATPGGSSVYAWSEYVDGSYRVVVRTGAGPIRPVSSGTDYALHPSLAVTTDGAVWCAFDLIAVHGHGGSGPTRLRPAAELADAPAVAGARESGDSVPPELLPDVAAALRVVRVTDDGLREAGGVLAPGLNVVPGGLPRLVADPDGGLTVAYRVHRQLPLMTYYWEVAAQTLGPDGWSAPVTFGGSDGTLEEPAICAAPDGVRVAWQADGRLERSLTWTEGFGGRECPVLLEHLGSVVWHGLHGVGVIRSATRPSATGPARAERPLALVESSTRREARTWLGAAPDRYTTEVDGETLTLYWGDLHRHSLVSRCTSGDEPSLDDFYRYGWDVCDYDFWAVTDHSENSSAYQWWSIQKIADLFRVDDRFVPFYGFEWTGDTGHQNVIYGSVERGAPIYSSFAQGSRTPDELWTSLRRHPDHPALTIPHHPGSAMIPYDWDYADPRYLRLVEVFQACRGNYEADGVFRQYSDATRHGTFVADGLARGHRFGLIASSDHGNGASYVGAFADRLTRDGVFTALTDRRVFGATTRDVLVDVRVGGAFMGSEIRRTGPVGIEVYARGYRDLARIQLVRDGETIRELRPALDLADGHLELPIRIEFGRSAVTTDWSGELTIEGGEILATPYLSPELTAVSRTSARWRASTKSFGEPYGAQRGGVELTLVGPPDATVTLGGVRTRLAKLVGLELPGGEGGRLTVLRATGGLTSLGTREQRLHWTDDVGDGAYYYVRVIQVDGEMAWSSPVWVDTD; encoded by the coding sequence ATGATGGAGTGCTGCGGTCTCGATCATCACGCGGACGGCTACACCGACCGCCAGCGCGCCGACCTCGAGCGGGTGCTGGCCTTCAACCGGCGGCTGGCCGCGGCGATCGACGGGTCACGCGACGTGTCCGGCGTCGTCGCGGCGCTCGACCCCGACCCGTTGCGCTACATGTGGGTCGACGAGGGGGGCGGACGCCTCACCGACTACCTGGCCACCGCCGACGCCCGCCTCGCCGCGGCACCCCACCTCCCCGGCCACCACCGCGTCCCCGGCCGCGACGTCTCCACCCCGGCCGAGGGCGCGGCGGCGCGGCCCGCGGTCGCCGTCGCGGCCGACGGGCGGGAGCTGTACGTCTGGATCGACTGGGAGGAAGGCGCCGGGGAGCGGATCGTCGCCGAGCTCGACGGCGAGCGGCGCGTGCTCACGCCGGATCCGGGCGACTGCTTCCGCCCGTCGGCGGTCTTCGCCCCCGACGGCGTCGCCTGGGTCCTCTACGGCCGGGCCGACGCCGCCGGGCACGTCGCCGTCCTCGCGCACCCCGTCGACGGCGAACCGGAGCGGATCAGCGACAGCGGCCACCCGAGCTTCAACCAGGAGGTCGTCGCGACCCCCGACGGGCTCGAAGCCGTCTGGCAGGGCCCGCACGGCACCGGCTTCGGCATCTTCTCGCGCCGGTACCGCGACGGCGTCTGGGGCGAGACCGTGCTCGTCAGCGCGGGCGCCGCCGGCAACGCCTGGGACCCCGCGGTGGCCGCGACGCCCGGCGGCTCCAGCGTCTACGCCTGGTCGGAGTACGTGGACGGCTCGTACCGGGTCGTCGTCCGCACCGGCGCCGGGCCGATCCGCCCGGTGAGTTCCGGTACCGACTACGCGCTGCACCCGAGCCTCGCGGTCACCACCGACGGCGCGGTCTGGTGCGCGTTCGACCTCATCGCCGTGCACGGTCACGGCGGCTCCGGCCCCACCCGCCTGCGCCCGGCCGCGGAGCTGGCCGACGCCCCCGCGGTCGCCGGCGCCCGCGAGTCCGGCGACTCCGTCCCACCCGAACTTCTCCCCGACGTCGCCGCGGCGCTGCGTGTGGTGCGGGTGACCGACGACGGGCTCCGGGAGGCCGGCGGGGTGCTCGCCCCCGGCCTGAACGTCGTACCCGGCGGGTTGCCGCGCCTGGTCGCGGACCCGGACGGCGGTCTGACCGTCGCCTACCGGGTGCACCGCCAGCTGCCGCTGATGACCTACTACTGGGAGGTCGCCGCCCAGACGCTCGGCCCGGACGGCTGGTCGGCCCCGGTCACGTTCGGCGGCAGCGACGGCACCTTGGAGGAGCCGGCGATCTGCGCCGCGCCCGACGGCGTCCGCGTCGCCTGGCAGGCCGACGGGCGGCTGGAGCGCAGCCTCACCTGGACCGAGGGGTTCGGCGGGCGCGAGTGCCCGGTGCTGCTCGAGCACCTCGGCTCGGTGGTGTGGCACGGCCTGCACGGCGTGGGCGTGATCCGCTCCGCCACCCGCCCGTCAGCGACCGGGCCGGCCCGCGCCGAGCGGCCGCTCGCGCTCGTCGAGAGCAGCACCCGGCGCGAGGCCCGCACCTGGCTCGGCGCGGCTCCCGACCGCTACACCACCGAGGTCGACGGCGAGACGCTCACGCTCTACTGGGGCGACCTGCACCGCCACTCGCTGGTGAGCCGCTGCACCTCCGGCGACGAACCGTCGCTCGACGACTTCTACCGCTACGGCTGGGACGTCTGCGACTACGACTTCTGGGCGGTCACCGACCACTCCGAGAACAGCAGCGCGTACCAGTGGTGGTCGATCCAGAAGATCGCCGACCTGTTCCGCGTCGACGATCGCTTCGTCCCGTTCTACGGGTTCGAATGGACCGGCGACACCGGCCACCAGAACGTCATCTACGGCTCGGTGGAGCGCGGCGCCCCGATCTACTCGTCGTTCGCGCAGGGCTCACGGACGCCGGACGAGCTGTGGACCAGCCTGCGCCGCCACCCGGACCACCCGGCGCTCACGATCCCGCACCACCCGGGCTCGGCGATGATCCCGTACGACTGGGACTACGCCGACCCGCGGTACCTGCGGCTGGTCGAGGTCTTCCAGGCCTGCCGCGGCAACTACGAGGCCGACGGCGTCTTCCGCCAGTACTCCGACGCCACCCGGCACGGCACGTTCGTCGCCGACGGCCTGGCCCGGGGCCACCGCTTCGGCCTGATCGCCAGCTCCGATCACGGCAACGGCGCCAGCTACGTCGGAGCGTTCGCCGACCGGCTCACCCGTGACGGTGTCTTCACCGCGTTGACCGACCGGCGCGTCTTCGGCGCCACCACCCGCGACGTGCTCGTCGACGTCCGGGTCGGCGGCGCGTTCATGGGCTCGGAGATCCGGCGCACCGGCCCGGTCGGGATCGAGGTCTACGCCCGCGGGTACCGGGACCTGGCCCGGATCCAGCTGGTCCGCGACGGCGAGACGATCCGCGAACTCCGCCCGGCTCTCGACCTCGCCGACGGGCACCTCGAGCTCCCGATCCGGATCGAGTTCGGCCGCAGTGCGGTGACCACCGACTGGTCCGGCGAGCTGACGATCGAGGGCGGCGAGATCCTGGCCACCCCGTACCTGTCGCCGGAACTCACCGCGGTCAGCCGCACGTCGGCCCGCTGGCGCGCGTCGACCAAGTCGTTCGGGGAGCCCTACGGCGCGCAGCGCGGCGGCGTCGAACTGACGCTGGTGGGCCCGCCCGACGCGACGGTCACCCTCGGCGGGGTGCGTACGAGACTGGCGAAGCTCGTCGGTCTGGAGCTGCCCGGCGGCGAGGGCGGGCGGCTGACCGTGCTCCGCGCGACCGGGGGCCTCACCTCGCTCGGCACCCGCGAGCAGCGTCTGCACTGGACCGACGACGTGGGCGACGGCGCCTACTACTACGTCCGCGTCATCCAGGTGGACGGCGAGATGGCCTGGTCCTCCCCGGTCTGGGTGGACACCGACTAA
- a CDS encoding LysR family transcriptional regulator yields MDRRQLEYFLAIVQTGGFTSAGRRLRVAQPSLSQAIRALERDLGTPLFDRLGRGVGLTAAGEALVRPAKQVLRDFATARASVESVLGLTGGRLDIVALTTLAVDPLAALIGRFRAAHERVDVRVTDPELDDAVTGMVLEGDCELGLAESPGGVEGLDHLRLRDQEFFAVLPPGSAIDVARPIEVAELATWALVSTPEGTAMRTLVDRELGRCGTAPRIAVETTHRAAIVPLVLAGAGATVLPPRLAEDAAGRGAVVVPTTPRLVHGAVMMWRSGQLSPAARAFVDLTRLDGTALPT; encoded by the coding sequence ATGGACCGCCGTCAGCTGGAGTACTTCCTCGCCATCGTCCAGACCGGCGGCTTCACCAGCGCCGGCCGGCGCCTGCGCGTCGCCCAGCCCTCGCTCTCCCAGGCGATCCGCGCCCTCGAACGCGACCTCGGCACCCCGCTCTTCGACCGCCTCGGCCGCGGCGTCGGCCTCACCGCCGCCGGGGAGGCCCTGGTCCGCCCGGCCAAACAGGTGCTGCGCGACTTCGCGACCGCCCGCGCGTCGGTGGAGAGCGTGCTCGGCCTCACCGGCGGACGGCTCGACATCGTCGCGCTCACCACGCTCGCCGTGGACCCGCTGGCCGCGCTCATCGGCCGCTTCCGCGCCGCCCACGAGCGCGTCGACGTGCGGGTCACCGACCCCGAGCTCGACGACGCGGTCACCGGCATGGTGCTCGAGGGCGACTGCGAGCTCGGCCTGGCCGAGTCACCCGGCGGCGTCGAGGGGCTGGATCACCTGCGCCTGCGCGATCAGGAGTTCTTCGCCGTGCTCCCCCCGGGCTCGGCGATCGACGTGGCCCGCCCGATCGAGGTGGCCGAGCTCGCCACCTGGGCGCTGGTGTCCACGCCGGAGGGCACCGCGATGCGCACGCTCGTCGACCGCGAACTCGGCCGGTGCGGCACCGCGCCCCGCATCGCGGTCGAGACCACCCACCGCGCCGCGATCGTCCCCCTGGTCCTGGCCGGAGCGGGCGCGACCGTCTTACCCCCACGCCTGGCCGAGGACGCCGCCGGTCGCGGCGCCGTCGTCGTGCCGACCACCCCCCGCCTCGTCCACGGCGCGGTCATGATGTGGCGCAGCGGCCAGCTCTCCCCGGCCGCCCGCGCCTTCGTCGACCTGACCCGCCTGGACGGGACCGCGCTCCCCACCTGA
- a CDS encoding PaaX family transcriptional regulator — MAPEPTPAEVLVLRRALEGSVLPRHQAGGSPQRLLTSLLGEHWLDVDAAVPLGVLIDLVAEFGISETSARATANRLVKRGVLEAGKVGRHAYYRLSDTGRQDIRHKTGTVLGFGPSARPWDGRWTLAAFSVPEEQRRLRHQLRSYLRWLGFAPLFDGLWISPHAGLDALREVFQAVGVDNLSAFRVVETAVGCAPLTAWDLTEIQAAYQTFVKDHGALPEQLQAGSVTPAAALVQRTHLLETWRIFPGLDPDLPAELLPEDWPRPAAHALFSELYDGLGELATLRFRQIVANHEPDLAPLVGHHTVASWA, encoded by the coding sequence ATGGCTCCCGAACCGACGCCGGCCGAGGTGCTCGTCCTCCGACGGGCGCTGGAGGGGTCGGTGCTGCCGCGTCACCAGGCCGGCGGTTCGCCGCAGCGTTTACTCACCAGCCTGCTCGGTGAGCACTGGCTCGACGTGGACGCCGCGGTGCCGCTCGGGGTGCTCATCGACCTGGTCGCGGAGTTCGGCATCAGCGAGACCAGCGCGCGAGCCACCGCGAACCGGCTGGTCAAGCGGGGTGTGCTGGAGGCGGGCAAAGTCGGGCGACACGCCTACTACCGGCTGTCGGACACCGGCCGGCAGGACATCCGGCACAAGACCGGTACCGTGCTGGGCTTCGGCCCGTCGGCCCGCCCCTGGGACGGCCGGTGGACGCTCGCCGCGTTCAGCGTCCCCGAGGAGCAGCGCCGGTTGCGTCACCAGTTGCGCAGCTACCTGCGCTGGCTCGGGTTCGCGCCGCTCTTCGACGGACTCTGGATCTCCCCGCACGCCGGGCTCGACGCGCTCCGCGAGGTGTTCCAGGCCGTCGGCGTCGACAACCTGAGCGCGTTCCGGGTCGTGGAGACCGCGGTGGGGTGCGCACCGCTGACCGCGTGGGACCTGACCGAGATCCAGGCCGCCTACCAGACCTTCGTCAAGGACCACGGCGCACTGCCCGAACAGCTCCAAGCCGGGTCGGTGACGCCGGCCGCGGCGCTCGTGCAGCGCACCCACCTGCTCGAGACCTGGCGGATCTTCCCCGGCCTCGACCCCGACCTGCCGGCCGAGCTGCTGCCGGAGGACTGGCCCCGCCCGGCGGCCCACGCGCTGTTCAGCGAGCTCTACGACGGGCTCGGGGAGTTGGCGACGCTCCGCTTCCGGCAGATCGTCGCCAACCACGAACCCGACCTCGCCCCGCTCGTCGGCCACCACACGGTGGCCAGCTGGGCCTAG
- a CDS encoding CapA family protein — translation MTTLLATGDLVLDEPDPDSFFDGSREILRGADVVVGHVEVPHSTSTAQLSTDVPAPPADPAHLKALGAAGFTVATLAGNHVFDVGEQGVLDTIAACRDAGLVTAGAGANLVEARTPAVVTTAGPTIAVLSYNCVGPRDSWARSQKAGCAYVRVLTHYELDHASPGGPPEIFTFADPASLDAMAADVRAAREQADAVVVALHKGVGHTPAKIEMYEPQVARAAVDAGASVVIAHHAHIMRGVEIYRGAPIYHGLGNFVTVTQALNPTGGESAERTAWAKKRVELFGFAPDPAMPTYPFHPESRNTALATCTFADDGRLVSAGLIPFRIDDEAVPRPATDDRVADYIEDITRRAGLDTEFRREEGLITLPAVG, via the coding sequence ATGACCACCCTGCTCGCCACCGGAGACCTCGTTCTCGACGAGCCCGACCCGGACTCGTTCTTCGACGGCTCGCGCGAGATCCTGCGCGGCGCCGACGTCGTGGTCGGGCACGTCGAGGTGCCGCACAGCACGTCGACCGCGCAGCTCTCCACCGACGTGCCCGCGCCGCCGGCCGACCCGGCGCACCTCAAGGCGCTCGGCGCGGCCGGGTTCACCGTCGCCACGCTCGCCGGCAACCACGTGTTCGACGTCGGTGAGCAGGGCGTGCTCGACACGATCGCCGCCTGCCGGGACGCCGGGCTGGTGACCGCGGGCGCCGGAGCGAACCTGGTCGAGGCGCGGACCCCGGCCGTGGTCACCACCGCCGGCCCGACGATCGCGGTGCTCAGCTACAACTGCGTCGGGCCGCGCGACTCGTGGGCACGCAGCCAGAAGGCCGGCTGCGCCTACGTCCGGGTGCTCACGCACTACGAGCTGGACCACGCCAGCCCGGGCGGCCCGCCGGAGATCTTCACGTTCGCCGACCCGGCGAGCCTGGACGCGATGGCCGCCGACGTGCGCGCCGCCCGCGAGCAGGCCGATGCGGTCGTGGTCGCGCTCCACAAGGGCGTCGGGCACACCCCGGCCAAGATCGAGATGTACGAGCCGCAGGTCGCGCGGGCCGCGGTCGACGCCGGGGCGTCGGTGGTGATCGCCCACCACGCGCACATCATGCGCGGCGTCGAGATCTACCGGGGTGCGCCGATCTACCACGGGCTCGGCAACTTCGTCACGGTCACCCAGGCGCTCAACCCGACCGGCGGCGAGAGCGCCGAGCGCACCGCCTGGGCGAAGAAGCGGGTGGAGCTGTTCGGCTTCGCGCCCGACCCGGCCATGCCCACGTACCCGTTCCATCCCGAGAGCCGGAACACCGCGCTCGCGACGTGCACGTTCGCCGACGACGGCCGGCTCGTCTCCGCCGGGCTGATCCCGTTCCGGATCGACGACGAGGCCGTGCCCCGGCCCGCGACCGACGACCGGGTCGCCGACTACATCGAGGACATCACCCGCCGCGCCGGCCTCGACACGGAGTTCCGCCGGGAGGAAGGCCTGATCACGCTGCCCGCCGTGGGCTAG
- a CDS encoding amino acid ABC transporter ATP-binding protein codes for MTRVLEVRGLRKRYGDHVALDGVDLDVDAGEVVAVIGPSGSGKSTLVRCVHQLEAIDDGAMYLDGELLGRKRTGSHLRVLPEKAVAAQRRRMGMVFQQFNLFGHRTVRQNVVDPPVLVHGVPRAEAVARADELLATMGLSDHAEKYPRQLSGGQQQRVAIARAMATRPRIMLFDEPTSALDPELVDEVLRVVRDLAAAGTTMLLVTHEMAFARDVADRVVFLAGGRVVETGPPAELFTDPQTPRLREFLARFRLGAAR; via the coding sequence GTGACCCGGGTCCTGGAGGTCCGCGGCCTGCGCAAACGCTACGGCGACCACGTCGCGCTCGACGGCGTCGACCTCGACGTGGACGCCGGTGAGGTCGTCGCGGTCATCGGCCCCTCCGGCTCCGGCAAGTCGACGCTGGTGCGCTGCGTGCACCAGCTCGAGGCGATCGACGACGGCGCGATGTACCTCGACGGTGAGCTGCTCGGCCGCAAACGCACCGGCTCCCACCTGCGGGTGCTGCCGGAGAAGGCGGTCGCGGCCCAGCGTCGCCGGATGGGCATGGTCTTCCAGCAGTTCAACCTGTTCGGGCACCGCACGGTGCGCCAGAACGTCGTCGACCCGCCGGTGCTCGTGCACGGCGTACCGCGGGCCGAGGCCGTCGCCCGGGCCGATGAGCTGCTGGCCACGATGGGGCTCTCCGACCACGCCGAGAAGTACCCGCGGCAGCTCTCCGGCGGGCAGCAGCAGCGGGTCGCGATCGCGCGGGCGATGGCCACCCGCCCCCGGATCATGCTGTTCGACGAGCCGACCAGCGCGCTGGACCCGGAGCTCGTCGACGAGGTGCTCAGGGTCGTCCGCGACCTGGCCGCGGCCGGTACGACGATGCTGCTGGTCACGCACGAGATGGCGTTCGCCCGCGACGTCGCCGACCGCGTCGTTTTCCTGGCCGGGGGGCGGGTCGTCGAGACCGGTCCGCCCGCCGAGCTGTTCACTGATCCCCAGACACCCCGGCTGCGTGAGTTCCTCGCCCGCTTCAGATTGGGAGCCGCCCGATGA
- a CDS encoding amino acid ABC transporter permease has product MTTVTAPDRADPTDYAAHAKGHVRWGHWVLGAVLVVLAAQLGRFLVFNEAFEWGVVGQYLFDASVLRGLGTTILLAVAAMLVGLVLGTTIAACRLSMFAPLRWAGTAYVTVFRSIPPLVQLIFWFNLGYLLPRISVGVPFGPEFASWSSNDLITPVTAAVLGLGLNEAAYLAEIVRGGLLGVDGGQTEAAKSLGYRGRQIFFRVVLPQAMRTIIPPTGSQFITVLKGTSLVSVIAMADLLYSVQTIYGRTYQVVPLLIVAVLWYLVVVSLFSLGQQRLERYFGRGAHR; this is encoded by the coding sequence GTGACCACCGTGACCGCCCCCGACCGCGCGGACCCCACCGACTACGCCGCCCACGCGAAGGGCCACGTGCGGTGGGGCCACTGGGTCCTCGGCGCCGTCCTGGTCGTGCTGGCCGCCCAGCTCGGGCGGTTCCTCGTGTTCAACGAGGCGTTCGAGTGGGGCGTCGTCGGGCAGTACCTGTTCGACGCCTCGGTGCTGCGCGGGCTGGGCACCACGATCCTGCTGGCGGTCGCCGCGATGCTGGTCGGGCTGGTGCTCGGCACGACGATCGCGGCCTGCCGCCTCTCGATGTTCGCGCCGCTGCGCTGGGCCGGCACCGCCTACGTGACCGTGTTCCGGTCCATCCCGCCGCTCGTGCAGCTGATCTTCTGGTTCAACCTCGGTTACCTGCTGCCGCGGATCTCGGTCGGCGTCCCGTTCGGGCCGGAGTTCGCGAGCTGGTCGAGCAACGACCTGATCACCCCGGTGACCGCCGCGGTGCTCGGGCTCGGGCTCAACGAGGCCGCGTACCTGGCCGAGATCGTGCGCGGCGGCCTGCTCGGCGTCGACGGGGGCCAGACCGAGGCCGCGAAGTCGCTCGGGTACCGCGGCCGCCAGATCTTCTTCCGGGTGGTGCTGCCGCAGGCCATGCGCACGATCATCCCGCCCACCGGCAGCCAGTTCATCACCGTTCTCAAGGGCACCTCGCTGGTGAGCGTCATCGCGATGGCCGACCTGCTGTACTCGGTGCAGACGATCTACGGCCGCACCTACCAGGTCGTGCCGCTGCTGATCGTCGCGGTGCTCTGGTACCTGGTCGTCGTCTCGCTGTTCAGCCTCGGCCAGCAGCGCCTGGAGAGGTACTTCGGCCGGGGAGCGCACCGGTGA
- a CDS encoding transporter substrate-binding domain-containing protein produces the protein MLTLARSALAGALGVVVLALSACGGGSDTGEPGSKAPSVDAKALFRKELHDKLPQAIQDKGEIVFAGDPHPPYRVVAQDGTVTGFDPELQKALGAVLGVKTRIEVIAGLPAALTGMKAGRFDAFNGPVKDTPEREKDFDNVVYMTSRTAYLFKQDSDVKKAADLCGRTVAYVSGSIVEGQLKALSTWCGTSGAPAVKGQPLADTNATILAVRSGRADALGATQAGALDIRNAAKGQYGYVLQSDEQGAGVDALALLAPKTGGLGPVLLDAFTVLFETGTYDTIMKSYGLTDVAVDAPALNVAAKS, from the coding sequence ATGTTGACGTTAGCGAGGTCCGCCCTGGCCGGGGCGCTGGGAGTCGTCGTGCTGGCGCTGTCGGCCTGCGGCGGCGGCTCCGACACCGGTGAGCCAGGATCCAAAGCCCCCTCGGTCGACGCCAAGGCCCTGTTCCGGAAGGAACTCCACGACAAACTGCCGCAAGCGATCCAGGACAAGGGCGAGATCGTCTTCGCCGGCGACCCGCACCCGCCGTACCGGGTCGTGGCCCAGGACGGCACGGTCACCGGGTTCGACCCGGAGCTGCAGAAGGCCCTCGGGGCCGTGCTCGGCGTCAAGACCCGGATCGAGGTGATCGCCGGTCTGCCCGCCGCGCTCACCGGTATGAAGGCCGGCCGGTTCGACGCGTTCAACGGGCCGGTGAAGGACACGCCGGAACGCGAGAAGGACTTCGACAACGTCGTCTACATGACCTCGCGGACGGCGTACCTGTTCAAACAGGACTCCGACGTCAAGAAGGCCGCCGACCTGTGCGGCCGCACCGTCGCGTACGTCTCCGGCAGCATCGTCGAGGGTCAGCTCAAGGCCCTCTCGACCTGGTGCGGCACGTCGGGCGCGCCGGCGGTCAAGGGTCAGCCGCTCGCCGACACCAACGCGACGATCCTCGCGGTGCGCTCGGGCCGGGCCGACGCGCTCGGCGCCACCCAGGCCGGTGCGCTCGACATCCGCAACGCCGCGAAGGGCCAGTACGGCTACGTGCTGCAGAGCGACGAGCAGGGCGCCGGCGTCGACGCGCTGGCGCTGCTCGCGCCGAAGACCGGCGGGCTCGGACCGGTGCTGCTCGACGCGTTCACGGTCCTCTTCGAGACCGGCACGTACGACACGATCATGAAGAGCTACGGCCTCACCGACGTCGCGGTGGACGCCCCGGCGCTGAACGTGGCCGCGAAGTCGTGA
- a CDS encoding PaaX family transcriptional regulator has translation MLPRARVGANPQHLLVTLLGDFWLDEDAEVPLGAVVEMMAAFGTSTASARRAISRLADRGTVLSTRTGRRARLRLSPAARASVREAAGRIMRFGRPGDDWDGHWTLVAFSVPEERRQVRHQVRTALRWLGFGALFDGVWISPRTSVTAVEDALRGHALDAMSIFRVETVGSPPLEAWPLAGAEAAYLDVLATYRPIRDRVRAGAVGGAEALVARVRLMDAWRRIPALDPGLPDPLLPKSWPRAAGYALFAEVYDTLGPLAEYRARQVVTQHDPDLATVARHHASADW, from the coding sequence GTGCTTCCACGCGCGCGCGTCGGCGCCAATCCGCAGCACCTGCTGGTGACGCTGCTCGGTGACTTCTGGCTCGACGAGGACGCCGAGGTGCCGCTCGGGGCCGTCGTCGAGATGATGGCCGCGTTCGGGACGTCGACCGCGAGCGCGCGGCGGGCGATCTCCCGGCTGGCCGACCGCGGGACCGTGCTGAGCACGCGCACGGGCCGGCGCGCCCGGCTGCGCCTCTCCCCCGCCGCGCGCGCGAGCGTCCGCGAGGCCGCCGGGCGCATCATGCGCTTCGGCCGGCCCGGCGACGACTGGGACGGGCACTGGACGCTCGTCGCGTTCAGCGTGCCGGAGGAGCGGCGCCAGGTGCGTCACCAGGTCCGTACCGCGCTGCGCTGGCTCGGGTTCGGCGCTCTGTTCGACGGTGTCTGGATCTCACCGCGGACGTCGGTCACCGCGGTCGAGGACGCCCTGCGTGGGCACGCGCTGGACGCGATGTCGATCTTCCGGGTCGAGACGGTGGGGTCGCCGCCGCTGGAGGCCTGGCCGCTGGCGGGCGCCGAGGCCGCCTACCTCGACGTGCTCGCGACGTACCGGCCGATCCGCGACCGGGTGCGTGCGGGCGCGGTCGGCGGGGCCGAGGCGCTCGTCGCGCGGGTACGCCTGATGGACGCGTGGCGGCGGATCCCGGCGCTGGACCCCGGGTTGCCGGACCCGCTGCTCCCGAAGTCCTGGCCCCGCGCCGCCGGGTACGCGCTGTTCGCCGAGGTGTACGACACGCTCGGCCCGCTGGCCGAGTACCGCGCCCGGCAGGTCGTCACCCAGCACGACCCGGACCTGGCCACGGTCGCCCGCCACCACGCCTCGGCGGACTGGTGA
- a CDS encoding uroporphyrinogen decarboxylase family protein, with protein MLLASSVVGSLPQPEWLIDRSKLAGRMPPRVRAKELWRVAPDQLAEAQDDATLVAVRAQEEAGLDIVTDGEMRRESYSNHFATALEGVDIDNPGSTINRNGEPYPVPRLAGPISRPAPIQVEDVRFLRAHTDKIVKMTVPGPFTMSQQAQNDHYPDAESAAMDLAAAVNAEIKDLHAAGADIVQIDEPWLQARPEIAREFGVRALNRALEGVVGTTAVHLCFGYAALVHERPAGYSFLPELAACTADQISIETAQSKLDLGVLADLAGKTIILGVIDLSTHEVESARVVADRVRRAFAYVPPERIVLSTDCGMKYLPRESAQGKMRALAEASAILRAELA; from the coding sequence ATGCTGCTCGCGTCGTCGGTGGTCGGTAGTCTCCCGCAGCCCGAATGGCTGATCGACCGGTCCAAGCTGGCCGGCCGGATGCCCCCGCGGGTGCGGGCGAAGGAGCTGTGGCGGGTCGCGCCCGACCAGCTCGCCGAGGCCCAGGACGACGCGACGCTGGTGGCCGTCCGGGCCCAGGAGGAGGCCGGGCTCGACATCGTCACCGATGGCGAGATGCGCCGGGAGAGCTACTCGAACCACTTCGCGACCGCGCTCGAGGGCGTCGACATCGACAACCCGGGCTCGACGATCAACCGCAACGGCGAGCCGTACCCGGTCCCGCGGCTCGCCGGGCCGATCAGCCGGCCGGCGCCGATCCAGGTCGAGGACGTGCGCTTCCTGCGCGCGCACACCGACAAGATCGTCAAGATGACCGTGCCCGGGCCGTTCACGATGTCGCAGCAGGCCCAGAACGACCACTACCCCGACGCCGAGTCCGCGGCGATGGACCTCGCGGCCGCGGTGAACGCGGAGATCAAGGACCTGCACGCCGCGGGCGCGGACATCGTCCAGATCGACGAGCCGTGGCTGCAGGCCCGCCCCGAGATCGCCCGCGAGTTCGGCGTCAGAGCGCTCAACCGCGCGCTCGAGGGCGTCGTCGGCACCACGGCCGTGCACCTGTGCTTCGGGTACGCGGCGCTGGTGCACGAGCGGCCGGCCGGGTACTCGTTCCTGCCCGAGCTGGCCGCGTGCACCGCCGACCAGATCTCGATCGAGACCGCGCAGTCGAAGCTCGACCTCGGTGTCCTGGCCGACCTGGCCGGCAAGACGATCATCCTCGGCGTGATCGACCTGTCGACCCACGAGGTGGAGTCCGCGCGGGTCGTGGCCGACCGGGTGCGCCGGGCGTTCGCCTACGTCCCGCCCGAGCGCATCGTGCTCTCCACCGACTGCGGCATGAAGTACCTGCCCCGCGAGTCCGCCCAGGGCAAGATGCGCGCTCTCGCCGAGGCCTCCGCGATCCTCCGCGCCGAGCTCGCCTGA
- a CDS encoding DUF6295 family protein has product MCTYETATLAISGAGKGREGWFPLTDATVYFDHPVSAPQAHTLNIDFRNPQRGAAARVAVELDPAAARRLAESILAMLDAAPPGLIEESLA; this is encoded by the coding sequence ATGTGCACCTACGAGACCGCGACGCTGGCGATCAGCGGCGCCGGCAAGGGCCGCGAAGGCTGGTTCCCGCTCACCGACGCCACCGTGTACTTCGACCACCCGGTGTCCGCGCCGCAGGCCCACACGCTCAACATCGACTTCCGCAACCCGCAGCGCGGCGCCGCGGCCCGGGTGGCGGTGGAACTCGATCCGGCGGCGGCCCGCCGCCTCGCCGAGTCGATCCTCGCGATGCTCGACGCGGCCCCACCCGGATTGATCGAGGAGAGCCTGGCGTAA